From a single Nicotiana tomentosiformis chromosome 2, ASM39032v3, whole genome shotgun sequence genomic region:
- the LOC138906079 gene encoding uncharacterized protein → MRFSELARHMIWLVPIERERVKRFIDGLNCGIRFVITREIATASRFNKVVDIAKRLELALSQECEEREAKRPRGSGGFSGVSSGGQSHHSRDRPYRPAQMARSVHRGASFIHSSYNDRSGQSSFSALPAQSSYHDSPSQASTSSSSGYPS, encoded by the coding sequence atgagattttcagagttggctcgtcacatgatctggttggttcccatagagaGGGAGAGggttaagaggttcattgatggcctcaactgtGGAATAAGGTTTGTCATTACTCGGGAGATTGCAACAGCTTCTAGGTTCAacaaggtggttgatattgctaaaCGGCTTGAGCTGGCTCTCAgtcaggagtgtgaggagagggaggccaagaggcctcgtggttcgggtggtttcagtggtgtttCTTCTGGAGGGCAGTCCCACCATAGTAGGGAtcgtccttataggcctgctcagatggctcgttcggttcatcgtggtgcatcatttATCCATAGTTCCTATAATGATCGTTCGGGTCAATCATCCTTTAGTGCATTACCAGCACAAAGTTCTTACCATGATTCACCTTCCCAGGCTTCTACCAGCAGTTCCTCGGGTTATCCAAGTTAA